The following proteins come from a genomic window of Pyxidicoccus sp. MSG2:
- a CDS encoding 3-oxoacyl-ACP synthase III family protein: MIPVRILGTASVLPERRVTTRELGEALGRNPSAIEHKTGIRARHWSPPGTSMAELGAQALRGALAAAGLDARNLRRILFVSSTGGDVLIPATANRVAAALGLAGTCDAFDLNNACMGFVSAFDVASRSVATGLGPVAIVVVELGSRIISVEEPRPYLVFGDAAAAAIVGTARDGEGVLGAAFGNDGTQPSDVWMAHPLVTRTAERVRFEFSNQHIAEVAIEALKTATRAVLEQACLSLAEVEWVLPHQPNGAMLRLITEALGVDPARIVPVVEEVGSVGAASIPISLDRLLRTRTVRAGARLLMVGVGAGVSHGAVLYRVGG; the protein is encoded by the coding sequence GTGATTCCGGTCCGGATACTGGGAACGGCCAGCGTGCTGCCGGAGCGCAGGGTCACCACGCGGGAGCTGGGCGAGGCCCTGGGGCGCAACCCCTCGGCGATTGAACACAAGACAGGCATCCGGGCCCGCCACTGGTCGCCTCCGGGCACGAGCATGGCCGAGCTGGGCGCCCAGGCGCTGCGCGGGGCCCTGGCGGCCGCGGGGCTGGACGCCCGGAATCTGCGGCGCATCCTGTTCGTCTCCTCCACGGGGGGCGACGTCCTCATCCCGGCCACCGCCAACCGTGTCGCCGCGGCGCTGGGGCTGGCGGGCACCTGCGATGCGTTCGACCTCAACAATGCCTGCATGGGTTTCGTCTCGGCCTTCGACGTGGCCAGCCGCTCGGTGGCGACCGGGCTCGGGCCGGTGGCCATCGTCGTGGTGGAGCTCGGCTCGCGCATCATCAGCGTGGAGGAGCCCCGGCCCTACCTCGTCTTCGGTGATGCGGCCGCGGCCGCCATCGTGGGGACGGCCCGCGACGGTGAAGGTGTCCTGGGAGCGGCCTTCGGCAATGACGGTACCCAGCCCTCCGACGTGTGGATGGCCCACCCCCTGGTGACCCGCACCGCCGAGCGGGTCCGGTTCGAGTTCTCCAACCAGCACATCGCGGAGGTGGCCATCGAGGCCTTGAAGACCGCCACCCGTGCCGTCCTGGAGCAGGCCTGTCTGTCATTGGCGGAGGTGGAGTGGGTGCTGCCGCACCAGCCCAATGGGGCCATGCTGCGGCTCATCACCGAGGCGCTCGGGGTGGACCCGGCGCGAATCGTTCCGGTGGTGGAGGAGGTCGGCAGCGTGGGGGCGGCCTCCATTCCCATCAGCCTCGACCGCTTGCTGCGGACCCGCACGGTGCGCGCCGGGGCGCGGCTCCTGATGGTGGGCGTCGGGGCGGGAGTCTCGCACGGAGCCGTGCTCTACCGGGTCGGTGGATGA
- a CDS encoding methyltransferase domain-containing protein — MTPEDVGLLACPSCRDSLAWEGRTRGMRLDEGRLGCAGCGAAWPVAAGLPRLFSEREVRGTDRFMRVIYDGLPALHDPLVTLLTPLLQGDTEARLRGHYMRRLALGALEPRPVGPPLRVLEVGIGAGANLPLIARDVPPGLDVEVWGVDLSVGMLGRCRRRLHQEGHRGVRLVMADAHALPFPDHSFDRVFEIGGINGYRAPERALAEMARVARPGTPLVVVDEQLDGRERALRHRLAFRLLTFYTRDAHCPRELLPPTAVDVLEEQLSRYYFCLTFRMPPARAVH; from the coding sequence ATGACACCTGAGGATGTCGGTCTGTTGGCCTGTCCCTCCTGCCGGGATTCGCTCGCGTGGGAGGGGCGGACGCGAGGGATGCGGCTCGACGAGGGGCGGCTGGGGTGCGCGGGGTGTGGTGCCGCATGGCCGGTGGCGGCGGGCCTGCCCCGGCTGTTCTCGGAGCGGGAGGTCCGGGGGACGGACCGCTTCATGCGGGTCATCTACGATGGGCTGCCCGCGCTGCACGACCCGCTCGTCACGCTGCTCACGCCCCTGCTGCAGGGCGATACGGAAGCGCGGCTGCGCGGCCATTACATGCGCCGGCTGGCGCTGGGCGCCCTCGAGCCGCGCCCGGTGGGGCCGCCGCTGCGCGTGCTGGAGGTGGGAATCGGCGCGGGGGCCAACCTCCCGCTCATCGCGAGGGATGTGCCTCCGGGGCTGGACGTGGAGGTATGGGGCGTGGACCTCAGCGTGGGGATGCTTGGCAGGTGCCGCCGGCGCCTGCACCAGGAGGGCCACCGCGGCGTGCGCCTCGTCATGGCGGATGCCCACGCCCTGCCGTTCCCGGACCACTCCTTCGACCGGGTGTTCGAGATTGGCGGCATCAATGGCTACCGGGCCCCGGAGCGCGCGCTGGCGGAGATGGCCCGGGTGGCCCGTCCCGGGACACCGCTGGTGGTGGTGGACGAGCAGCTCGATGGCCGGGAGCGTGCCCTGCGGCACCGGCTGGCGTTCCGGCTGCTCACCTTCTACACCCGCGACGCGCACTGCCCGCGGGAGCTGCTCCCGCCCACGGCGGTGGACGTCCTCGAGGAGCAGCTCAGCCGCTACTATTTCTGCCTCACCTTCCGGATGCCTCCTGCGCGCGCTGTCCATTGA
- a CDS encoding MerR family transcriptional regulator produces the protein MRIGELARHAGLTVRTLHHYDAIGLLTPSTRSEGGYRLYGPEDIARLHAIQAMRQLGLSLEDIGRLLDDGGGTTLPIIVDQQLRAIDVQIEQAEKLRARLGMLQAKLATGSMPDMDDWLATIRMMTTCDKYFSADELKTIFGNWRRIYTDWAALITDVRRTMKAGVPADSLEVQPLAHRWMTLMGIWMDGNLDLIHRWGEMYRHEPSALTGKGPDLGMVAYMDRAIQLRMAALGRHLSIDELLRLKQVPPEAWDTLAGSAAELMRQGVSPGASRARALGKQWLGLLERVADHDAVLFDKLLAAWRQEPLVAAASVREEAVRQYLQRAVQSVLDPIAA, from the coding sequence ATGCGAATCGGGGAGCTCGCCAGGCATGCCGGGCTGACGGTGCGGACGCTGCACCACTACGACGCCATCGGCCTGCTCACGCCCTCGACCCGCTCCGAGGGTGGCTACCGGCTCTACGGGCCGGAGGACATCGCGCGGCTGCACGCCATCCAGGCGATGCGCCAGCTGGGCCTGTCGCTGGAGGACATCGGCCGGCTGCTGGACGACGGTGGCGGCACCACCCTGCCCATCATCGTGGATCAGCAGCTGCGGGCCATCGACGTGCAGATTGAGCAGGCCGAGAAGCTGCGCGCGCGGCTCGGCATGCTCCAGGCCAAGCTGGCGACCGGAAGCATGCCGGACATGGATGACTGGCTCGCCACCATCCGGATGATGACCACCTGCGACAAGTACTTCAGCGCCGACGAGCTGAAGACCATCTTCGGCAACTGGCGGCGCATCTACACCGACTGGGCGGCGCTCATCACCGACGTGCGGCGGACCATGAAGGCCGGCGTTCCAGCGGACAGCCTGGAGGTGCAGCCCCTCGCGCACCGCTGGATGACGCTGATGGGCATCTGGATGGATGGGAACCTCGACCTCATCCACCGGTGGGGCGAGATGTACAGGCACGAGCCGTCGGCGCTGACCGGCAAGGGGCCCGACCTGGGCATGGTGGCGTACATGGACCGGGCCATCCAACTGCGCATGGCCGCGCTCGGACGACACCTGAGCATCGACGAGCTGCTGCGCCTGAAGCAGGTGCCGCCCGAAGCGTGGGACACGCTGGCGGGCTCCGCGGCGGAGCTGATGCGGCAGGGCGTGTCACCTGGCGCCTCCCGGGCGCGAGCGCTCGGGAAGCAGTGGCTGGGCCTGCTGGAGCGTGTGGCGGACCATGACGCCGTGCTGTTCGACAAGCTGCTGGCGGCCTGGCGCCAGGAGCCGCTGGTGGCCGCCGCGTCGGTTCGCGAAGAGGCGGTGCGGCAGTACCTGCAGCGCGCGGTGCAATCCGTGCTTGACCCTATCGCAGCGTGA
- a CDS encoding serine/threonine-protein kinase PknK, with amino-acid sequence MELGRRYQILRCLGRGGFGTVYLARDRFGGLVALKRLHASRCDAFAAGFPESGPPPKHNYRTTLALAHEFEVLASLRHPNIISVLDYGFDGPWPYLVLEFLCGAQTFTQAGRGQSRAVQVGMLVQMLQALLYLHRRGILHRDLKPANILVVDGQVKLLDFGLAVGLEQRVRARSSGTPGYLAPEVLCGDSPSELSDLYAVGVLAYELFVGSHPRAHRSPRPSLAEGSPAAWMYGAEKLDEYDGADSIGSSLAWIVDGMLVGMRKPADCKVIDMPEELEPVLAQLLGKLLDPLPCRRFQSADLAIGALCEATGQVLPVETVATRESFLQAARFVGREEELALLGDALDSAERDEHGGAWLVAGESGVGKSRLLDELRVRALARGTTVLRGQAVSTGGLPYHAWLPVLRLLTCLTELEDWEASVLKPLVPDISELLRRPVADPAHLSSEASHQRLLLAVEDIFIRLPQPAVVILEDLQWADSSTLSLLTRLAKLTPGARLLLLGCYRDDERPRLSEALPGFQVLKLPRLSSAEIASLSESMMGSPGREQRVLCLLERETEGNPFFLIEVIRSLAEESGRLDRIGQGALPARAYVGGMRAIIERRLGKVPPGAREPLRLAAILGRDIHEELLRAVHPGLDVTDWLVECADAAVLEVAGNRWRFAHDKLREGLLDSLSPEVARALHREAARAIEAVHPDEAGWMVALAHHWGQAGDAAREAHYSERAGEQAMSVYACCEAIPHFERALSYARTRPDAATWAVHLEGRLAQALYLLGDMERCRAHVERALRTLGHSPLRRLDGSTLGVLHQVLGRLLQAAVPWAFRVDSPERRQLRLEEGRMLWLLSETLFYAQDASRLLWTAFRLLNVLEPTGPSLELARGHVNTATVLCSLPVLRRLAESWHTRGLEAIERLGSSTDVSCALVRRTVSGIGYAQWTEAEAWAERARRLADSSRDYRRSEESRIVLLMLRLYRGQFRRCLEISHELEDSARRRGSVQTQHWGPSARGGPLVRLGRGEQAIRELEVELPWFEAHAGASEKVVVQGALALALLRQHQEAPALEVAGRGLALLREMLPVAYWIFTGVSCVSEVYLTLWEQRGGEALPKEEPLVRAAHDACKAMRAFGRAFVFGRPFALLCSGLEAQLAGRSRCAHRAWRRCVECARELEMPYEEGRARLELGRHDLLEGPARREHLLCARDIFMRLEAPDDLARVETALAGGGAG; translated from the coding sequence ATGGAGCTGGGCAGGCGGTATCAAATCCTTCGCTGCCTGGGCCGCGGCGGCTTCGGGACGGTGTACCTCGCGAGGGACCGCTTCGGCGGGCTGGTCGCCTTGAAGCGGCTGCACGCGAGCCGGTGCGACGCCTTCGCGGCCGGGTTCCCCGAGAGCGGGCCTCCCCCGAAGCACAACTACCGCACGACGTTGGCGCTGGCGCACGAGTTCGAGGTCCTCGCCTCCCTGCGGCACCCGAACATCATCAGCGTGCTGGACTACGGGTTCGATGGGCCGTGGCCCTACCTGGTCCTCGAGTTCCTTTGCGGAGCGCAGACCTTCACCCAGGCGGGGCGCGGGCAGTCCCGGGCCGTCCAGGTGGGCATGCTGGTGCAGATGCTCCAGGCGCTCCTCTACCTGCACCGGCGCGGCATCCTCCACCGCGACCTCAAGCCGGCCAACATCCTGGTGGTGGACGGACAGGTGAAGCTGCTCGACTTCGGCCTGGCGGTGGGCCTGGAGCAGCGGGTCCGCGCGAGGAGCTCGGGGACGCCGGGCTACCTCGCACCGGAGGTCCTCTGCGGCGACTCCCCTTCGGAGCTCTCGGACCTCTACGCGGTCGGAGTCCTCGCCTACGAGCTCTTCGTGGGGAGTCATCCCCGGGCTCATCGCTCACCGCGTCCCTCCCTCGCGGAGGGCTCGCCCGCCGCCTGGATGTATGGCGCGGAGAAGCTGGACGAGTACGACGGGGCCGACAGCATCGGCTCGTCGCTCGCCTGGATTGTCGACGGGATGCTGGTCGGGATGCGCAAGCCGGCGGACTGCAAGGTCATCGACATGCCCGAAGAGCTCGAGCCGGTGCTGGCCCAGCTCCTCGGCAAGCTGCTCGACCCGTTGCCGTGTCGGCGCTTCCAGAGCGCGGACCTGGCCATTGGCGCGCTCTGCGAGGCCACGGGGCAGGTGCTTCCCGTCGAAACAGTGGCCACCCGGGAGAGCTTCCTGCAGGCGGCCCGCTTCGTCGGCCGCGAGGAGGAGCTGGCGCTGCTCGGCGACGCGCTCGACAGCGCCGAGCGGGACGAGCACGGAGGGGCGTGGCTGGTCGCGGGTGAGAGCGGGGTCGGCAAGTCGCGCCTGCTGGACGAGCTGCGCGTCCGGGCGCTGGCCCGGGGCACCACGGTCCTGCGCGGGCAGGCCGTCAGCACGGGGGGACTGCCCTATCACGCATGGCTCCCGGTGCTGCGCCTGCTGACCTGCCTCACCGAGCTGGAGGACTGGGAGGCCTCGGTCCTCAAGCCCCTGGTGCCGGACATCTCGGAACTGCTTCGCCGTCCTGTCGCGGACCCGGCGCACCTGAGCAGCGAGGCCTCCCACCAGCGTCTGCTCCTCGCGGTGGAGGACATCTTCATCCGGCTGCCCCAGCCCGCGGTGGTCATCCTCGAGGACCTCCAGTGGGCGGACTCCTCCACCCTGTCACTGCTGACCCGGCTCGCGAAGCTGACGCCAGGGGCGCGGCTGCTCCTGCTGGGCTGCTACCGGGACGACGAGCGCCCCAGGCTGTCGGAAGCGCTGCCCGGGTTCCAGGTGCTGAAGCTGCCACGGCTGTCGTCCGCGGAGATTGCCTCGCTCAGCGAGTCGATGATGGGCTCACCCGGACGGGAGCAGCGCGTGCTCTGCCTGCTGGAGCGCGAGACGGAGGGCAACCCCTTCTTCCTCATCGAGGTCATCCGCTCGCTGGCGGAGGAGAGCGGGCGGTTGGACCGCATCGGCCAGGGGGCCCTGCCCGCCAGGGCCTACGTGGGTGGCATGCGCGCCATCATCGAGCGGCGGCTCGGGAAGGTGCCACCGGGCGCGCGGGAGCCGCTCCGGCTCGCGGCCATCCTCGGGCGGGACATCCACGAGGAGCTGCTGCGGGCGGTCCACCCCGGGCTCGACGTGACGGACTGGTTGGTCGAGTGCGCGGACGCCGCGGTGCTGGAGGTGGCCGGGAACCGCTGGCGCTTCGCGCATGACAAGCTGCGCGAGGGGTTGCTGGACAGCCTGTCTCCAGAAGTCGCACGGGCGCTGCATCGAGAGGCGGCGCGCGCCATCGAGGCGGTGCACCCGGACGAGGCGGGGTGGATGGTGGCGCTCGCCCACCATTGGGGGCAGGCGGGAGACGCGGCCCGGGAGGCGCACTACTCCGAGCGGGCCGGTGAGCAGGCCATGTCTGTCTATGCCTGCTGCGAGGCCATTCCCCACTTCGAGCGGGCGCTGTCCTACGCCAGGACCCGGCCGGACGCGGCCACTTGGGCGGTCCACCTCGAGGGCCGTCTGGCCCAGGCCCTCTACCTCCTGGGAGACATGGAGCGCTGCCGGGCGCATGTGGAACGCGCCCTGCGGACTCTTGGCCATTCACCGCTGCGGCGCCTGGATGGCTCGACGCTGGGCGTCCTGCATCAGGTCCTCGGCAGGCTCCTCCAGGCCGCGGTCCCCTGGGCCTTCCGTGTGGACTCCCCCGAGCGCCGGCAGCTGCGCCTCGAGGAGGGGCGGATGTTGTGGCTGCTGAGCGAGACGCTCTTCTACGCCCAGGATGCCTCACGGCTCCTGTGGACGGCCTTCCGGCTGCTCAACGTGCTGGAGCCCACCGGGCCTTCGCTGGAGCTGGCGCGCGGCCACGTCAACACGGCGACGGTGCTGTGCAGCCTCCCGGTGCTGCGCCGGCTGGCCGAGTCGTGGCACACGCGCGGCCTGGAGGCCATCGAGCGGTTGGGGAGCTCCACCGATGTGTCCTGCGCCCTGGTGCGCCGCACCGTCTCCGGCATCGGGTATGCCCAGTGGACGGAGGCGGAGGCCTGGGCGGAGCGGGCCCGGCGACTCGCCGACTCCTCCCGGGACTACCGGCGGTCGGAGGAGAGCCGCATCGTGCTGCTGATGCTCCGCCTCTATCGCGGGCAGTTCCGGCGCTGCCTCGAAATCTCCCACGAGCTGGAGGACTCCGCGCGGCGGCGGGGCTCCGTCCAGACGCAGCACTGGGGCCCGAGCGCCCGGGGCGGGCCACTGGTGCGCCTGGGCCGCGGTGAGCAGGCCATCCGCGAGCTGGAAGTGGAGTTGCCCTGGTTCGAGGCCCACGCCGGCGCCTCGGAGAAGGTGGTCGTCCAGGGGGCGCTGGCCCTGGCGCTGCTGCGGCAACACCAGGAGGCGCCGGCGCTCGAGGTGGCGGGCCGGGGGCTGGCGTTGCTGCGGGAGATGCTGCCCGTGGCGTATTGGATTTTCACGGGGGTCTCCTGCGTGAGCGAGGTGTACCTGACCCTCTGGGAGCAGCGCGGTGGGGAAGCGCTCCCGAAGGAGGAGCCGCTGGTGCGCGCGGCGCATGACGCCTGCAAGGCCATGAGGGCCTTTGGTCGCGCCTTCGTCTTCGGGAGGCCATTCGCCCTGCTGTGCAGCGGGCTCGAGGCGCAGCTCGCCGGGCGCTCCCGCTGCGCACACCGGGCCTGGCGTCGCTGCGTCGAGTGCGCCCGGGAGCTGGAGATGCCCTATGAGGAAGGGCGTGCCCGGCTCGAGCTGGGGCGCCATGACCTCCTCGAGGGGCCGGCCCGGCGGGAGCACCTGCTGTGCGCGCGGGACATCTTCATGCGACTGGAGGCCCCTGATGACCTGGCGCGGGTGGAGACCGCGCTGGCGGGAGGAGGCGCGGGATGA
- a CDS encoding helix-turn-helix transcriptional regulator encodes MMTQSRPVGELLRTWRQRRSLSQLDLALRAEVSARHVSFMETGRSRPSREMLLHLAEELDIPLRERNALLVAGGFAPVYPETGLDQPELDAAREAVDLVLTGHEPYPALAVDRYWTLVAANRAVGLLLEGISPELLEPPVNVLRLSLHPKGLAPHIANPAQWRGHVLGRLHRQVAVTADEKLAALHEELRALPPPGGGAWPKGHGAEEPVSVVVPLRLHTRFGLLSLFSTTTVFGTPVDITLSELAIESFFPADRPTAELLRRVSSEGKPADA; translated from the coding sequence ATGATGACCCAGAGCCGTCCCGTCGGAGAGCTGCTGCGCACCTGGCGCCAGCGCCGGAGTCTCAGCCAGCTCGACCTGGCGCTGCGCGCGGAGGTGTCCGCCCGTCACGTCAGCTTCATGGAGACCGGCCGCAGCAGGCCGAGCCGGGAGATGCTGCTGCACCTCGCGGAGGAGCTCGACATCCCCCTGCGCGAGCGCAACGCGCTGCTTGTCGCCGGAGGCTTCGCCCCCGTCTACCCGGAGACCGGCCTCGACCAGCCTGAGCTCGACGCCGCGCGCGAAGCGGTGGACCTGGTGCTCACCGGCCACGAGCCGTACCCGGCCCTGGCCGTGGACCGCTACTGGACGCTGGTGGCCGCCAACCGCGCGGTGGGCCTGCTCCTGGAGGGCATCTCGCCCGAGTTGTTGGAGCCACCCGTCAACGTGCTGCGGCTCAGCCTGCACCCGAAAGGGCTGGCGCCGCACATCGCCAACCCGGCGCAGTGGCGCGGCCACGTGCTCGGCCGGCTGCACCGGCAGGTGGCCGTCACCGCGGACGAGAAGCTCGCCGCGCTCCATGAGGAGCTGCGCGCCCTGCCCCCGCCCGGTGGCGGCGCCTGGCCGAAGGGCCACGGCGCGGAAGAGCCGGTGAGCGTCGTCGTGCCCCTGCGCCTGCACACGCGCTTCGGGCTGCTGTCGCTCTTCAGCACGACGACGGTGTTCGGCACGCCCGTGGACATCACCCTGTCCGAGCTGGCCATCGAGTCCTTCTTCCCAGCCGACAGGCCCACGGCCGAATTGCTCCGGCGCGTGTCCTCGGAGGGGAAGCCGGCGGACGCGTGA
- a CDS encoding SDR family oxidoreductase, with amino-acid sequence MSGRPWAVIVGASSGTGAAIAAQVARQPGMDVFGMHRGRYLEQAAEVERQVLATGRRMVMLRGDAGTPEGVARGADALLAAAGPRTVKLFVHSLASASVGRFIPGEQEPLHHRQLHRTFESMAHSFVYWAQALVTRDLLAPSARLLGLTNPLTESLLHNCGAITAAKAALEIYVRHLALELGPLGHRVNLLKFGTVMTPAIRHVYSPEVLARLEDAHRQLNPAGRMCTLEEVARFVTTLVGEEAEWFNGATIDFTGGMTLRLLDIILNGQRAQEASGR; translated from the coding sequence ATGAGTGGAAGGCCGTGGGCCGTCATCGTGGGGGCGTCCTCGGGGACCGGCGCCGCCATCGCGGCCCAGGTGGCACGCCAGCCGGGCATGGATGTCTTTGGAATGCACCGGGGTCGCTACCTCGAGCAGGCCGCCGAGGTGGAGCGGCAGGTGCTCGCCACGGGCCGCCGCATGGTGATGCTGCGGGGAGATGCGGGCACACCGGAGGGAGTGGCACGAGGCGCCGACGCCCTGCTCGCCGCCGCCGGCCCCCGCACCGTCAAGCTCTTCGTCCACTCGCTCGCCAGCGCCTCGGTGGGGCGGTTCATCCCGGGCGAGCAGGAGCCCCTTCATCACCGCCAGCTCCATCGCACCTTCGAGTCCATGGCCCACTCCTTCGTGTACTGGGCCCAGGCGCTGGTGACCCGGGACCTGCTCGCTCCATCGGCCCGCCTGCTCGGTCTGACCAACCCGCTCACCGAGTCGCTCCTCCACAACTGCGGCGCCATCACCGCCGCCAAGGCCGCGCTGGAAATCTACGTGCGCCACCTCGCGCTGGAGCTCGGCCCGCTGGGGCACCGGGTCAACCTGCTCAAGTTCGGCACGGTGATGACCCCCGCCATCCGCCACGTCTATTCCCCGGAGGTGCTGGCGCGGCTGGAAGACGCCCACCGCCAGCTGAACCCGGCGGGGCGGATGTGCACCCTGGAAGAGGTGGCCCGCTTCGTCACCACGCTCGTGGGCGAGGAAGCGGAGTGGTTCAACGGAGCCACCATCGACTTCACCGGCGGGATGACGCTGCGCCTGCTCGACATCATCCTCAATGGACAGCGCGCGCAGGAGGCATCCGGAAGGTGA
- a CDS encoding MFS transporter, with product MTTNPSGPPRAGLFQDRNFKWMLSGSIISMLGDQFTIIALPWLVLMMTGDTLVLGLVLGVMSVPRAVFMLVGGAVVDRYSPKRVLMWTKHVSTVLLLALAALVFTGNISTGSLSVLAFGLGLAMAFSIPSGTSLLPHVLPPQQLQAANGVVLGLRQLSMFAGPLLAGGLIAAFGDGHSERVSDTRGLGIAFLFDAVSFAVSAWTLSRVMTTAPADRTGAPAGQAVWQSVVQGLKWCWNDRDLRTCFLYWSAVALLITGPIQIALPVLASRLPGSSAAGFGLLMGAHGAGTLLGMGVAGARPGIRARNLGTTLLLVDGVVGLLFIPMGLVSALWQGASLLLAIGLLSGFMHVAVFTWIQRRVPPAMLGRAMSIFMFIFMGLAPISAAVTGWLMRGVTLEQVFAVSGGSLVAVVVVAMATSRIRDISEAPTPAGS from the coding sequence ATGACTACGAATCCAAGCGGCCCGCCACGCGCCGGCCTGTTTCAAGACCGCAACTTCAAGTGGATGCTGAGCGGCAGCATCATCTCGATGCTGGGCGACCAATTCACCATCATCGCCCTGCCCTGGCTGGTGCTGATGATGACCGGCGACACGCTGGTGCTGGGCCTGGTGCTCGGGGTGATGAGCGTGCCGCGCGCGGTGTTCATGCTGGTGGGCGGCGCGGTGGTGGACCGGTACTCACCCAAGCGGGTGCTGATGTGGACCAAGCACGTGAGCACGGTGCTGCTCCTGGCCCTGGCCGCGCTGGTCTTCACCGGAAACATCTCGACGGGCTCGCTGTCCGTGCTCGCATTCGGCCTGGGCCTGGCCATGGCCTTCAGCATTCCGTCCGGCACGTCCCTGTTGCCGCACGTGCTTCCGCCCCAGCAGCTCCAGGCCGCCAACGGCGTGGTGCTGGGCCTGCGCCAGTTGTCCATGTTCGCGGGTCCCCTGCTGGCGGGTGGGCTCATCGCCGCGTTCGGTGACGGCCACAGCGAGCGCGTGTCGGACACGCGGGGATTGGGCATCGCCTTCCTGTTCGATGCAGTGAGCTTCGCCGTGTCGGCGTGGACGCTGTCCCGGGTGATGACCACCGCTCCGGCGGACCGCACCGGGGCTCCGGCGGGACAGGCGGTGTGGCAGTCGGTGGTGCAGGGCCTGAAGTGGTGCTGGAACGACAGGGATTTGCGCACGTGCTTCCTCTACTGGTCGGCCGTTGCGCTGCTGATTACAGGGCCCATCCAGATTGCACTGCCGGTGCTCGCCAGCCGGCTGCCCGGCTCGAGCGCGGCGGGGTTCGGCCTGCTGATGGGCGCGCACGGCGCGGGCACACTGCTGGGGATGGGCGTCGCCGGGGCACGGCCCGGCATCCGGGCCCGCAACCTGGGCACCACGCTGCTGCTGGTTGACGGGGTGGTGGGCCTGCTCTTCATCCCCATGGGGCTCGTCTCCGCGCTGTGGCAGGGCGCCTCGCTGCTGCTGGCCATCGGCCTGCTGAGCGGGTTCATGCACGTGGCCGTCTTCACGTGGATTCAGCGCCGCGTGCCGCCCGCCATGCTGGGCCGCGCGATGAGCATCTTCATGTTCATCTTCATGGGGCTGGCGCCCATCTCCGCCGCGGTGACGGGCTGGCTGATGCGGGGCGTGACGCTGGAGCAGGTGTTCGCCGTCAGCGGAGGCAGCCTCGTGGCGGTGGTGGTGGTGGCGATGGCCACCTCGCGCATCCGCGACATCTCGGAAGCGCCCACGCCCGCTGGGAGCTGA